The genomic window CAGGAGCCCGCACCGTGCACATTTGCGAAACCGAGCGCTTGCGCATACGCCATTTCACCGAGGATGACGCCGCCTTTATCGTGCGGCTGCTTAACGAGCCGTCCTTCATCCGACACATTTCCGACAAGGGCGTGCGTACCTTGGACGATGCCGTGGCTTATTTGCGCAAAGGCCCGATGGCCAGTGTCCAAATCCATGGCTTTGGCTTGAGTCGGGTGGAGTTGAAAGCCACGGGGGAAGCCATTGGCATGTGTGGCCTGATCCAACGTCCCAACTTTGACGACGTGGATGTTGGCTACGCTTTCTTGCCTGAATTCTGGTCACAGGGATATGCCAGTGAGGCCACCCGTGCCGTGCTGGATGCCGCGGTGCGAGAACGCGGTTTGCGGCGGGTGATTGCGGTGGTGAACCCCGACAATATGGCGTCCATCCGTATGCTGGAGAAACTCGGGTTTCGCTTTGAAAGAATGGTCCAACTGGTGGCAGGTGAGCCCGAGATCAGGCAGTTTGGACTGGCGCTATCGGCCTGCGTGCGCCTCTCCCCCGCTGATGCACCTGCCTACCGGGCGTTGATGCTGCAAGCCTATGCCCTGCATCCCGACGCCTTTACCTCCAGTGTGGCAGAGCGGGAGGCGCTGCCACTGTCCTGGTGGCAGGCACGGTTGGCGGGCGACGCCGTTGCCAAGGATGTTGTCTACGGTGCGTTCCACCAGGGCGTGCTTGCGGGTGTGGTCGGCCTGACGTTCGACGGTCGCGAGAAGGCCCGGCACAAGGCCCACCTTTTTGGCATGTACGTGCCACAGCAGTATCGGCGCCTGGGGCTGGGGCGTCAGTTGGTCGACACTGCACTGGGGGTTGCGCGCGCCCGACCCGGCGTACAGGTGGTACAACTAACGGTTACCGAGGGTAATTCCAGTGCACAAGGGCTGTACGCCGCTTGCGGCTTTCAGGTGTTTGGCGTGGAGCCCCTCGCCGTTGCAGTGGGCCGGGGTTTTGTGTCCAAGGTACACATGTGGTGTCCGCTGGGCCGCTCTGCAGTGCCGCACCCGCATGGTTAAGCAGGCTGGACTGGGCTTGCCAATGGGTCAGGGTGTTGTCGCAGCACTGGGCGTATGCTTGCGGGTGGGCCTGTGGCCCGCTTGGTGCGCCTAGCGTGTCAGGATGCTGGAACGTCTGCAGACCCGCTAGGTCCCACAGGCATGCATTTTCAAGAATCATTTATGAAAAATTGGCCTCTAGCCCCCGTCGGTGTTCACTCTATTGCTATAGTTTGCATAGCGGTCTCCAGCCTGTGTGTCGGCCTCTTACCCGTAGGCGCACTGGCGCAACAAAGTGCGCCCGCTTCTGCACCCATCCCTGCGGGAACCGGCGCTGGTGTCCACAGCCCCAACAGCCCGTTTGCGCCGCTGCAGGAGCGCGCCGACGTATTGCCCTGGTCCGTGCTGACGGACGTGAAGACCCGCGTTGAAAAGAACCGCATGCTGCCCGTGTTCCCGGCACAGGTGCTGGCGTTGCACCAGAAGAGCCAGCGTATACAGGGCTTCATGATGCCGCTGGAGCCCGGCGAGAAGCAAAAGCACTTCTTGCTCAGCTCCGTGCCACTGACCTGTTCCTTCTGCGTGCCAGGCGGGCCCGAGAGCATGGTCGAGGTCAAGACCAAGACGCCGATCAAGTACTCCCTGGAACCGGTGGTGGTGGAAGGGCAGTTTGCGGTGTTGAAAGACGACCCGTATGGGCTGTATTACCGTATCAACGATGCGGTGGTGGTGAAGTAACGGAGGCTAGGGCGCCAGACGATCGCGCTGCCACCTGCCGTCCGCAGCCAAGGTATACCGCAGCCGGTCATGCAGTCGGCTCTTGCGCCCCTGCCAAAATTGCCAGTTGTCCGGCTTCAAGCGGTAGCCGCCCCAATGCGGCGGTCGCGGTG from Rhodoferax sp. AJA081-3 includes these protein-coding regions:
- a CDS encoding GNAT family N-acetyltransferase, which gives rise to MHICETERLRIRHFTEDDAAFIVRLLNEPSFIRHISDKGVRTLDDAVAYLRKGPMASVQIHGFGLSRVELKATGEAIGMCGLIQRPNFDDVDVGYAFLPEFWSQGYASEATRAVLDAAVRERGLRRVIAVVNPDNMASIRMLEKLGFRFERMVQLVAGEPEIRQFGLALSACVRLSPADAPAYRALMLQAYALHPDAFTSSVAEREALPLSWWQARLAGDAVAKDVVYGAFHQGVLAGVVGLTFDGREKARHKAHLFGMYVPQQYRRLGLGRQLVDTALGVARARPGVQVVQLTVTEGNSSAQGLYAACGFQVFGVEPLAVAVGRGFVSKVHMWCPLGRSAVPHPHG
- a CDS encoding DUF3299 domain-containing protein; amino-acid sequence: MKNWPLAPVGVHSIAIVCIAVSSLCVGLLPVGALAQQSAPASAPIPAGTGAGVHSPNSPFAPLQERADVLPWSVLTDVKTRVEKNRMLPVFPAQVLALHQKSQRIQGFMMPLEPGEKQKHFLLSSVPLTCSFCVPGGPESMVEVKTKTPIKYSLEPVVVEGQFAVLKDDPYGLYYRINDAVVVK